DNA sequence from the Bacteroidota bacterium genome:
AAAAATATGTCTTCTGGTTGTGCAGGAACTAAGGGAAAGCAGGATCAGTATCAGGAAGAATAGTTTCCTGCAAAGCAAACATTGCATGTATTTGCCTGAGATGCTATTCATAAAGTTTTCCGTCCTGAATTTTTTTATCGATAAATTCGCTGGTTTCTCCGCCTGCATTCCTGGCTTTTTTCCAATATTTCATGGCTTCATGGGTTTCACCAAGTTTGTAAAGGATATCACCATAATGTTCCAGTACCACTGAGTTTTCCTCATTGTGATTTTTAATGGCCTTTCCTACCCATTCTTTGGCTTCTTCATAACGTTCCAGTTTATACAAAATCCATCCATAAGTATCCTGGTTCGATCCATTATCCGGATCAAGATCAATTGCTTTTTCTGCCATTTGGAGGGCTTTTTCCAGTTCCAGGTTTTCCAGCGACAGGTAATAGGCATAATTGTTCAGGACGATAGAGTTTTCAGGATTGATTTTCAGTGCTTTTTCGTATGATTGGAAAGCTTTTTCGTTATTATTTGTTTCGTGGTATGCATCGCCAAGGTATGAATGAAATTGAGCCAGAAGCAATTCATTGTCAATTATAAAACGTATACCTCTTTCAAGGGAGCTGATGGCTGCCGTAAAGTCTTTATCCTGGAAATTGGCTACAGCATTGAATAAATAAGGTAAAGGTTGTTGAGGGAAAAGGTCGGTAGCCCGCTTGCTTTCGAGTTTCATGGATGCATAATCCTGAAGTTCAGCTTCTGCAAAAAGCAGTTGCTCCCATACCAGGTATCGGCTGCTGTCGAGTGATATCACTTTTCTGAGGTCATCTCTTGCTTTGCTGAAATCTTTTGCCTGAAAAAACAAATCAGCCCGGATGGAATAAGCTTTAGGATTATCGGGATGGATTTCAATCAGGATATCGGAGAGCTCAAAAGCTTCCTCTTTCTTTTCATCGTAAAATTCTATGGCAGTATAATACGCAAGTAAAATATTCACCTTGGTGTCGATATCAAGTTCGGGATTGGAAAACCCTTGTTTTAGGTAGTTGTAGGATTTTTGGTAGTCTCCGGCTTTCCGGTAATAATCCGAGAGGGAAATATGGATATAAGGGTTGCCCGGATCCAGTTCAAGAACACGGTTGTACGATGGTAAAGCTTTTTCGTTTTGCCCTGAGGCCATGTATAATTCTGCCAGCATAGAATGGTATTGAGGCTCAGAAGGGAAAGCAATTACGAGTTTTTCAATTTCAGCTATGGCTTTTTCCTGATTGTTCTGAAGCAGGTAAACCTTATGTTTCTGAATAGATGTCTCCTCATTGAGACCGTATTTGTCCTCCACTTTCTGATATACATCTATTGCTTTATCATAATCACGGCTAAACAGATATGTCACTGCCAGATCATTGTAATATTCATACCTGTCGGGATACTTCGATAGAAGGTCTTCCATTACCGCAGCAGCTTCCGTGAATTGGGAGGTTTGCTTATACAGGCTTGCAAGATGTATCATGTACCATTCATTCATCGGGTCAGCATCGACTGCCTTATGGGCTTGTTCAATGGCAATTTCATACTGTTTTCGGGCAAGGTTTATCCTGGAAAGTTCATAATAGGATGCGCCATCGGCAGGGTTGGTTTCAATGCAGGTTTGGAAAAGCTTTTCTGCTTTGGCCACATCGCCCAGGATCATTTGCTTTTTTGCTTCAAGAAAAATCTGGGTATTATCCGTGCCCGTGTTGTTTTTTGTATTTCTTCCCTGACCCAGAATTCCTGAACTTGCCATTATGGCCAAAGCCAGTGACAATAATACAGATTTATAAAAAGATATTCTTTTGATTCTCATAAGTTATCTGATTTGATTGAAATCGCCGACACTTAAGTCTTCGGGATTTCTTTGGATATCAACGTGATGGCCGATCATAGAATTGTTTACAACCATGTTTTTCATTGAAGTGTGCTTCTGGACAACAGAGTTTTCAATAACACAATGATCTATGATTGAATTGTCGCCGATTGAAACATAAGGACCGATCACGGAATTAA
Encoded proteins:
- a CDS encoding tetratricopeptide repeat protein, which encodes MRIKRISFYKSVLLSLALAIMASSGILGQGRNTKNNTGTDNTQIFLEAKKQMILGDVAKAEKLFQTCIETNPADGASYYELSRINLARKQYEIAIEQAHKAVDADPMNEWYMIHLASLYKQTSQFTEAAAVMEDLLSKYPDRYEYYNDLAVTYLFSRDYDKAIDVYQKVEDKYGLNEETSIQKHKVYLLQNNQEKAIAEIEKLVIAFPSEPQYHSMLAELYMASGQNEKALPSYNRVLELDPGNPYIHISLSDYYRKAGDYQKSYNYLKQGFSNPELDIDTKVNILLAYYTAIEFYDEKKEEAFELSDILIEIHPDNPKAYSIRADLFFQAKDFSKARDDLRKVISLDSSRYLVWEQLLFAEAELQDYASMKLESKRATDLFPQQPLPYLFNAVANFQDKDFTAAISSLERGIRFIIDNELLLAQFHSYLGDAYHETNNNEKAFQSYEKALKINPENSIVLNNYAYYLSLENLELEKALQMAEKAIDLDPDNGSNQDTYGWILYKLERYEEAKEWVGKAIKNHNEENSVVLEHYGDILYKLGETHEAMKYWKKARNAGGETSEFIDKKIQDGKLYE